Proteins co-encoded in one Malus domestica chromosome 09, GDT2T_hap1 genomic window:
- the LOC103443226 gene encoding probable LRR receptor-like serine/threonine-protein kinase At1g07650 — MESHQLSFPKLLLACLICSSTFLFFATFGQSATTAKLHTQEVNVLKEIGKKMGKKDWDFGKDPCTEEGNWTVPISTGKKAFDSAVICDCTFNHNSSCHVIRIFLKSQNLSGTVPPEFSKLPYLEELDLSRNVLNGTIPSQWATMRLHTLSFMGNRLSGPFPKVLTNITTLRNLSIEGNHFSGPIPWEIGKLIKLEKLILSSNAFTGKLPSTLGKLTNLSDMRINDNNFSGKIPDFIGNWTRVSKLLIEGSSLEGPIPSTISALTSLTDLRITDLKGNRSPFPPLSNLESLKTLILRNCLIHDEIPDYIGDMENLKNLDLSFNELTGEIPASFVRLEKIDIMYLTGNQLTGTIPGWVPSSNNNVDISYNNFTWEGSSPNECSRGSVNLVESYSSSADKLKIQPCMKRNFPCHASKDQRKHSLYINCGGKEVMIGDKKYEADREPRGASMYYMGENWAFSSTGNFMDNDADSDTYIDTNTSALSKNVSALDSELYMTARASPILLTYYGLCLINGNYTVQLHFAEIVFTNDRTFYSLGKRVFDVYIQDKLVLKDFDIASEAGDAGKPIVKEFTSVVSSHTLKIHFYWAGKGTTGIPDRGFYGPLISAISVDPNFKPPSVDGHKNRLVKVVGGVAGALVLLLLLVLGIMRKKGCLGGKIAADKEFKDLDLQTGLYTLRQIKAATKNFDAANKLGEGGFGVVYKGELSDGTVIAVKQLSSKSKQGNREFVNEIGMISALQHPNLVKLYGCCVEGNQMLLIYEYMENNCVSRALFGSDPTCRLKLDWPTRKKICIGIARGLAYLHEESRLRIVHRDIKTSNVLLDKDFNAKISDFGLAKLNEDDKTHISTRVAGTIGYMAPEYAMRGYLTDKADVYSFGVVALEIVSGKSNTNYRPKEEFVYLLDWAYVLQERGSLLELVDPALGSEYSSEETMVVLNVALLCTNASPTLRPTMTQVVSMLEGRTAVQDLLSDPGFSAINSKVRAIRNHFWQHPSCTQSMSTNGPKTDTSGSYIETEENADLLRVGSLTSVKSDE; from the exons ATGGAAAGCCATCAGCTTTCATTCCCAAAGTTGCTTCTTGCATGTCTCATCTGTTCCTCTACATTTTTGTTCTTTGCAACTTTTGGTCAGTCAGCCACCACCGCCAAGCTTCACACTCAAGAAG TGAATGTATTGAAAGAGATAGGGAAAAAGATGGGTAAGAAAGACTGGGATTTTGGAAAAGATCCATGTACGGAAGAAGGGAATTGGACGGTCCCGATTAGTACGGGGAAGAAGGCCTTTGACAGTGCTGTCATATGTGATTGCACCTTCAACCACAATTCCTCTTGCCACGTCATCAGAAt ATTTCTAAAGTCCCAGAATCTTTCAGGGACCGTGCCACCAGAGTTTTCGAAGCTTCCTTACCTAGAAGAATT AGACTTGAGTCGAAATGTCCTCAATGGTACTATACCTTCCCAATGGGCTACCATGCGCTTGCACACGCT GTCTTTTATGGGAAACAGATTGTCAGGACCATTTCCAAAAGTTCTTACCAATATCACCACCCTCAGAAACTT GAGCATTGAAGGAAACCATTTCTCAGGACCCATTCCGTGGGAAATTGGAAAGTTGATCAAACTAGAAAAGCT CATTCTGTCTTCAAACGCCTTCACCGGAAAATTGCCATCGACACTAGGAAAGCTGACGAACTTGTCTGATAT GAGGATAAATGACAATAATTTCTCTGGAAAGATACCTGACTTCATTGGAAATTGGACGCGGGTTTCAAAACT GCTTATCGAGGGTAGCTCTCTTGAGGGGCCTATACCTTCTACCATATCTGCCTTAACAAGTTTAACTGATCT gaGGATAACCGACTTAAAAGGAAACAGGTCTCCTTTCCCGCCATTGAGTAATTTAGAATCCTTGAAAACATT gaTACTGAGGAATTGCTTGATACACGATGAAATCCCAGATTACATTGGGGATATggaaaacttgaaaaactt AGACCTCAGCTTCAATGAGTTGACGGGTGAAATACCTGCATCTTTTGTCCGACTGGAAAAAATTGACATTAT GTATTTGACAGGAAACCAGCTCACTGGAACCATACCGGGATGGGTCCCGTCAAGTAACAATAATGT GGATATTTCTTACAACAACTTCACTTGGGAAGGTTCAAGTCCTAATGAATGCTCTAGAGGAAGTGT CAACTTAGTGGAGAGCTACTCCTCGTCAGCTGATAAATT AAAAATACAACCGTGCATGAAAAGAAATTTTCCTTGTCATGCTTCGAAAGATCAGC GTAAACATTCACTGTATATTAACTGTGGCGGAAAGGAAGTAATGATCGGTGACAAGAAGTATGAAGCTGATAGAGAACCAAGGGGTGCATCGATGTATTACATGGGTGAGAACTGGGCTTTCAGCAGCACAGGAAACTTCATGGACAACGATGCTGATTCAGATACCTACATTGACACCAATACATCTGCACTTTCAAAAAATGTCTCTGCGCTTGATTCAGAACTGTACATGACAGCGCGCGCATCTCCCATCTTGCTCACATACTATGGTCTCTGTCTCATAAATGGAAACTACACCGTGCAACTCCACTTTGCTGAGATTGTTTTTACCAATGACAGAACATTTTACAGCCTTGGCAAGCGTGTATTTGATGTCTACATCCAG GATAAGCTGGTCCTGAAAGATTTCGATATAGCAAGTGAAGCTGGGGATGCTGGCAAGCCGATTGTTAAAGAGTTCACTTCGGTTGTTTCGAGTCATACATTAAAGATCCATTTTTACTGGGCTGGAAAAGGGACGACGGGCATCCCAGACAGAGGATTTTATGGTCCTCTCATATCGGCTATATCAGTAGATCCTA ATTTTAAACCTCCTTCGGTTGATGGCCACAAGAATCGTCTCGTTAAAGTAGTTGGGGGAGTGGCTGGAGCACTAGTACTTCTTCTGCTTCTGGTCTTAGGCATCATGAGGAAAAAGGGCTGTTTGGGAGGAAAGATCGCTGCAGATAAAG AATTCAAAGATTTAGATCTTCAAACAGGACTATATACTTTAAGACAGATAAAGGCTGCAACAAAAAACTTTGACGCAGCTAACAAACTTGGGGAGGGCGGCTTTGGTGTGGTCTACAAG GGTGAATTATCAGACGGCACAGTAATTGCGGTGAAGCAGCTGTCCTCAAAATCAAAGCAAGGAAACCGTGAATTTGTGAATGAAATCGGCATGATTTCTGCCCTGCAACATCCAAACCTTGTGAAGCTTTATGGGTGCTGTGTTGAAGGGAACCAGATGCTGTTAATTTACGAGTACATGGAAAATAACTGTGTGTCACGTGCTCTTTTCG GAAGCGACCCGACTTGCAGACTGAAACTCGACTGGCCTACAAGGAAGAAGATTTGCATAGGTATTGCTAGAGGCTTGGCCTATCTCCACGAAGAATCAAGACTAAGAATCGTGCATCGTGATATCAAGACAAGCAATGTGTTGCTTGATAAGGACTTCAATGCtaaaatttcagattttggcTTGGCAAAGCTTAATGAAGACGACAAAACCCACATCAGCACGCGGGTTGCTGGAACCAT TGGCTATATGGCTCCTGAGTATGCAATGCGTGGTTACTTGACTGACAAGGCAGATGTTTATAGCTTTGGAGTTGTTGCACTTGAAATCGTTAGTGGAAAGAGCAACACAAACTACAGGCCAAAGGAGGAATTCGTCTACCTTCTTGACTGG GCCTATGTGCTGCAAGAGAGAGGGAGTCTATTGGAGTTGGTTGATCCAGCCTTGGGTTCAGAGTACTCATCAGAAGAGACCATGGTGGTGCTAAATGTTGCTCTCTTGTGCACCAATGCATCTCCCACCCTTAGGCCTACAATGACCCAAGTAGTGAGCATGCTTGAAGGACGAACGGCGGTTCAAGACCTGCTTTCGGATCCCGGGTTTTCAGCCATCAATTCCAAGGTCAGGGCCATCAGAAATCACTTCTGGCAACATCCAAGTTGTACTCAGAGCATGTCAACCAACGGTCCGAAAACTGATACTTCCGGTTCGTACATTGAAACAGAAGAGAATGCTGATCTCCTGAGAGTTGGATCATTGACTTCGGTTAAATCTGATGAGTAA
- the LOC139187404 gene encoding dof zinc finger protein DOF5.4-like yields MQDIHSVRGGGRFFGGSGGGDPRLRPHQHPNQHALKCSRCDSLNTKFCYYNNYNFSQPRHFCKACRRYWTKGGVLRNVPVGGGCRKTKRSKTKNSSSSSPISSPSPE; encoded by the coding sequence ATGCAAGACATTCATTCAGTGAGAGGTGGAGGGAGGTTCTTCGGGGGCTCGGGAGGAGGAGACCCGCGGCTAAGACCGCATCAGCACCCGAACCAGCATGCCTTGAAGTGCTCGCGGTGCGATTCTCTCAACACCAAGTTCTGCTACTACAACAACTACAACTTCTCCCAGCCCCGCCACTTCTGCAAGGCCTGCCGCCGCTACTGGACCAAAGGCGGCGTCCTCCGCAACGTCCCCGTCGGCGGCGGATGTCGCAAAACTAAACGCTCCAAGACGAAAAATTCATCTTCGTCATCACCGATATCATCTCCGTCGCCAGAATGA